One genomic segment of Streptomyces sp. TLI_146 includes these proteins:
- a CDS encoding type I polyketide synthase produces the protein MDAEPIALVGIGCTLPGKVHGLDDMHTVLSEGRDCVEEIPSSRWDVDEFYDPDPLALGKTYTRHGGFVDDVDLFDATFFGISDAEATRMDPQQRLLLQTVWHALEHAGQNADEIRGSNTGVFLALMNSNSYFILKHEALGLNGITAYDSMSDSMSISAGRVAHFLDLKGPCLTVDTACSGSLVAMHLARQSILTGECDSAIVAGVNLILNPQVHIAFCKLGLFSPSGQCRSFDAKADGYVRSEGCVAALLRRQSLAEERGDPVLAHIVGTAINHDGRTPALTAPNGRTQEEVMRAVLTRSGIDPAQVDYVEAHGTGTPVGDPIEMGAIANAYGRPRTAGRPLYVGSAKSNFGHTEAAAGLLGVLKAALSLHRETIYPSVHLDRLNPKIDLRGAAVEIPTEPVPWPRGAAPRLAAVNSFGYSGTNAHVLLREAPSPRRRTDAVRRRPAELLVLSAKSSTSLDALADRWARYLSRTDRDSLPAAVYTAAAGRAAHRHRLAVTGRGGTEIANDLRLWRTRRTPPSVTGGHPVKAAKTAFVFTGQGVQYPGMGRELYDHEPEFAAAIDRCAEVLDGELPVPLRQLLFDEQSPQALDDTRLAQPALFAVEYALASLLRSWGAVPDAVVGHSIGEVVAACVAGMLTLEDAARFSAVRGRLMGELPRDGVMLAVAADPGTIEGWLSGREADVSLAAVNGPRAVVVSGRAEAVDEVARLAGEQGVRTTRLRTSHAFHSPLMDPVLPELDKAAATLSPVAPAVPVFSGATGEALTGEEGPEYWSQQARRPVRFHDALRAVAAGGCTAVVEIGPHPALRTYVAEAFGKADVTVISTLQQDGRDVRNLLAAAGALFTAGAAVDLPALYRGPRHRRTSDAPQYPFRRDRYWVTPEDTGRAATAPVAPPRQAAPEPRPAAHRVHRQDLRPGTPWVDHRILGATVFPATGYLELAVDARASADGHGSTPVELTDVSFVRPLVLAPARPSSVRVDLAGEGAPADGRFRFTVAGGDGDDAPRYCHGTVGPVGERPGEFAERLDDLRAQMSTSLAPGRLYGLLREDGLEYGASFSTVRELWTDEAGGQALGRITAAPDGAARAGHPHRFATMLDGCLHLAAAAARDGAARGTYLPVGIGRMVLHGPLPDQIWGHVRLADATDTAFTARLRVLDDTGRLVADLDAIEFRRVGSLTDPDAAPAGPGGSRSRESGESRRELRAHVEPLAAGERRQAVIDWLMVEIVDTLGRMSTELEIDMSDLDPSLALLEIGLDSLTITELQRRIQEKLDFRFKAMEALEYQSIDELAEYLLHQVILADPAGAEAPAHS, from the coding sequence ATGGACGCTGAGCCCATTGCGTTAGTAGGGATCGGATGCACACTGCCCGGTAAGGTCCACGGGCTGGACGATATGCACACCGTCCTGTCGGAAGGACGGGACTGCGTCGAGGAAATACCGTCCAGCCGCTGGGACGTGGACGAGTTCTACGATCCCGATCCCCTGGCCCTGGGCAAGACCTATACCCGGCACGGCGGATTCGTCGACGACGTCGACCTCTTCGACGCGACGTTCTTCGGCATCTCGGACGCCGAGGCGACCCGCATGGACCCGCAGCAGCGCCTGCTCCTGCAGACCGTGTGGCACGCCCTGGAGCACGCCGGGCAGAACGCCGACGAGATCAGGGGCAGCAACACCGGTGTCTTCCTGGCTCTCATGAACAGCAACAGCTACTTCATCCTCAAGCACGAGGCCCTGGGCCTCAACGGCATCACGGCATACGACTCGATGAGCGACTCGATGAGCATCAGCGCCGGTCGCGTCGCCCACTTCCTGGACCTGAAGGGCCCGTGTCTCACGGTGGACACGGCCTGTTCCGGCTCGCTGGTCGCCATGCACCTGGCCCGGCAGTCCATCCTCACCGGCGAGTGCGACTCGGCCATCGTGGCCGGGGTCAATCTGATCCTCAACCCGCAGGTCCACATCGCGTTCTGCAAACTCGGCCTGTTCTCGCCCAGCGGGCAGTGCCGGTCGTTCGACGCGAAGGCGGACGGATACGTCCGCAGCGAGGGCTGTGTGGCCGCGCTGCTGCGCCGTCAGTCGCTCGCCGAGGAACGCGGCGATCCCGTCCTCGCCCACATCGTCGGCACCGCCATCAACCACGACGGACGCACCCCCGCGCTGACCGCCCCCAACGGGCGGACCCAGGAGGAGGTGATGCGCGCGGTCCTCACCCGCAGCGGCATCGACCCGGCGCAGGTCGACTACGTCGAGGCGCACGGCACCGGGACCCCGGTCGGCGACCCCATCGAGATGGGCGCCATCGCCAACGCGTACGGGCGGCCGCGCACCGCCGGGCGGCCGCTGTACGTCGGCTCGGCGAAGAGCAACTTCGGACACACCGAAGCCGCGGCGGGACTCCTCGGCGTCCTCAAGGCCGCCCTCTCCCTGCACCGCGAGACCATCTACCCCAGCGTCCACCTCGACCGCCTCAACCCCAAGATCGATCTCAGGGGTGCCGCGGTGGAGATCCCCACCGAGCCGGTGCCGTGGCCCCGGGGCGCCGCGCCGCGTCTGGCCGCCGTCAACTCCTTCGGCTACAGCGGCACCAACGCCCATGTGCTGCTGCGCGAAGCCCCGAGCCCGCGCCGCCGCACCGATGCGGTACGGCGGCGCCCCGCCGAGCTGCTCGTGCTGTCCGCCAAGTCGTCCACGAGCCTGGACGCGCTGGCCGACCGCTGGGCGCGGTACCTCTCGCGCACCGACCGGGACAGCCTGCCCGCCGCTGTCTACACCGCCGCCGCCGGGCGGGCCGCCCACCGCCACCGCCTCGCGGTGACCGGACGGGGCGGCACCGAGATCGCCAACGACCTGCGGCTGTGGCGGACCCGGCGCACACCCCCGTCAGTGACCGGCGGCCACCCGGTCAAGGCCGCGAAGACGGCCTTCGTCTTCACCGGCCAGGGCGTCCAGTACCCGGGCATGGGCCGCGAACTGTACGACCACGAGCCGGAGTTCGCCGCCGCGATCGACCGGTGCGCCGAGGTGCTGGACGGCGAACTGCCCGTACCGCTGCGGCAGCTCCTCTTCGACGAGCAGTCACCGCAAGCGCTCGACGACACACGGCTCGCGCAGCCGGCGCTGTTCGCCGTCGAGTACGCGCTCGCCTCCCTGCTGCGCTCCTGGGGAGCGGTGCCGGACGCGGTGGTGGGGCACAGCATCGGCGAAGTCGTCGCCGCGTGCGTCGCCGGGATGCTCACCCTGGAGGATGCCGCCCGCTTCAGCGCGGTACGCGGCCGACTCATGGGTGAACTGCCGCGCGACGGCGTGATGCTGGCCGTCGCCGCCGACCCCGGAACCATCGAGGGCTGGCTGTCCGGACGGGAGGCCGACGTCAGTCTGGCCGCGGTCAACGGGCCGCGCGCCGTGGTCGTCTCCGGGCGGGCCGAAGCCGTGGACGAAGTGGCGCGCCTCGCCGGAGAGCAGGGCGTCCGCACCACCCGGCTGCGCACCTCCCACGCCTTCCACTCGCCACTGATGGACCCGGTCCTGCCCGAGCTGGACAAGGCAGCCGCCACGCTGAGTCCTGTCGCCCCGGCCGTCCCGGTGTTCTCCGGAGCCACGGGCGAGGCACTGACCGGTGAGGAGGGACCCGAGTACTGGAGCCAGCAGGCCCGGCGGCCGGTCCGGTTCCACGACGCCCTGCGTGCGGTGGCCGCCGGCGGTTGCACGGCGGTCGTCGAGATCGGTCCCCACCCCGCGCTGCGGACGTATGTGGCGGAGGCGTTCGGCAAGGCCGACGTGACGGTGATCTCCACGCTCCAGCAGGACGGGCGGGACGTACGCAACCTCCTCGCCGCCGCGGGCGCCCTGTTCACGGCGGGTGCCGCCGTCGATCTGCCCGCGCTCTACCGCGGCCCCCGCCACCGCCGTACCTCCGACGCCCCGCAGTACCCCTTCCGCAGGGACCGGTACTGGGTGACGCCCGAGGACACCGGCCGCGCGGCGACGGCACCGGTGGCTCCGCCACGGCAGGCAGCCCCCGAGCCGCGACCGGCCGCGCACCGCGTCCACCGGCAGGACCTGCGGCCCGGCACCCCCTGGGTGGACCACCGCATCCTCGGTGCGACCGTCTTCCCGGCCACCGGCTATCTGGAGCTGGCCGTCGACGCCCGCGCCTCGGCCGACGGCCACGGCTCCACACCGGTCGAGCTCACCGACGTCAGCTTCGTGCGGCCGCTCGTCCTGGCCCCGGCCAGGCCCAGCAGCGTACGGGTGGACCTGGCGGGCGAGGGCGCCCCGGCCGACGGCCGCTTCCGGTTCACCGTGGCGGGAGGCGACGGCGACGACGCGCCCCGGTACTGCCACGGGACGGTCGGGCCCGTCGGCGAGCGACCCGGCGAATTCGCCGAGCGCCTGGACGATCTGCGCGCACAGATGTCCACCTCGCTCGCGCCCGGGCGTTTGTACGGGCTGCTGCGGGAGGACGGCCTGGAGTACGGCGCCAGCTTCTCCACCGTCCGCGAGCTGTGGACCGACGAGGCGGGCGGCCAGGCGCTGGGCCGGATCACCGCCGCTCCCGACGGCGCGGCCCGGGCCGGGCATCCGCACCGGTTCGCGACCATGCTCGACGGCTGTCTGCACCTGGCCGCGGCCGCGGCCCGCGACGGCGCGGCCAGGGGCACCTACCTCCCGGTGGGAATCGGCCGGATGGTGCTGCACGGGCCCCTGCCCGACCAGATCTGGGGCCATGTCCGGCTGGCCGACGCCACCGACACCGCGTTCACGGCGCGGCTGCGCGTCCTGGACGACACCGGGCGCCTTGTCGCGGACCTCGACGCCATCGAGTTCCGGCGCGTGGGCTCCCTGACCGACCCGGACGCGGCCCCGGCCGGGCCCGGCGGCAGTCGCTCGCGTGAGAGCGGCGAGTCGCGGCGCGAACTGCGCGCACACGTGGAGCCCCTGGCGGCAGGGGAGCGCCGGCAGGCGGTCATCGACTGGCTCATGGTCGAGATCGTCGACACGCTGGGCCGGATGTCGACGGAGCTGGAGATCGACATGAGCGATCTCGACCCGTCGCTCGCCCTCCTTGAGATCGGCCTCGACTCGCTGACCATCACCGAACTCCAGCGGCGCATCCAGGAGAAGCTCGACTTCCGTTTCAAGGCCATGGAGGCCCTGGAGTACCAGAGCATCGACGAACTGGCGGAGTACCTCCTCCACCAGGTGATCCTGGCCGACCCGGCCGGTGCCGAAGCTCCGGCGCACTCCTGA
- a CDS encoding beta-galactosidase: MHRRTLLVAAALSPAAALAVSGRRASAAGHTFGFSADGSRFVLDGAVFQIRSGEMHPARIPVQYWRHRIRMAKAMGLNTIALYVMWNYLEERPGVFDLTTDRRDFAAFIRLCAQEGMYVLLRPGPYVCGEWDLGGLPSYLLKKPSVRLRVNAGQDPDYMAAVARYVNAIAPAVRPLMAVNGGPILMVQIENEYGSYGSDGTYLEQLRQLWLGAGVEGPFYTQDGLGQVVANHTNVTGGAIGLSGGTSSDIRACRTAYPRVPAMSGELYPGWLTHWGEGAFAGQDTDLSGALRELMDAGQSFNVYVVHGGTNFGYWAGANANDDGSGYTADITTYDYGAPITEQGRPAPKYAAYRSLIGGYPGVSLPPVPEPIPTITRSGNDAPVPSAYASLWDNLPAALPPAQTVAPQPMENYGQNSGFMLYRKVLSGYAGGTLDVTSVHDYATVFLDGVYQGGISRPAVPSAYATPLKVTTGSRLALGSAGARPTLDILVEGMGRTNFGHGLVDRKGITQQVSLSGAGPLDGTVSDWQTYALPVDEAFVAHLRPMISDPGRAGLFFRAAVTLAETGDTYLDMSGWTKGVVWVNGHNLGRYWSIGPQQRLYCPAPWLTVGQNEILVLDLHQLRPQPVPFRATLVETPCTLTNRRSGKLLDVPDWSTAYGVQLNQWGGNGGANQQWRRTTAADGTCTWANVHSGQLVDIQANASADGTPVIQWPANGGANQRWRPVPTSDGYVKLVSVSTGKVLGVAGSATADGAKIVEQTYTGDFSQQWLIASL; this comes from the coding sequence ATGCACCGACGCACCCTGCTGGTCGCCGCCGCCCTGAGCCCGGCCGCCGCGCTGGCCGTCTCCGGCAGGCGCGCCTCCGCCGCCGGGCACACCTTCGGCTTCTCCGCCGACGGATCCCGGTTCGTCCTCGACGGCGCCGTGTTCCAGATCCGCAGCGGCGAGATGCACCCCGCCCGCATCCCCGTGCAGTACTGGCGCCACCGCATCCGGATGGCCAAGGCGATGGGGCTCAACACCATCGCGCTGTACGTGATGTGGAACTACCTCGAAGAGCGGCCCGGCGTCTTCGACCTCACCACCGACCGGCGTGACTTCGCCGCCTTCATCCGGCTCTGCGCGCAGGAGGGCATGTACGTGCTGCTGCGCCCGGGCCCGTACGTCTGCGGCGAATGGGACCTGGGCGGCCTGCCCTCGTACCTCCTGAAGAAGCCGTCCGTGCGGCTGCGGGTGAACGCGGGCCAGGACCCGGACTACATGGCGGCCGTGGCCCGGTACGTGAACGCGATCGCCCCGGCCGTCCGGCCGCTGATGGCCGTCAACGGCGGCCCGATCCTGATGGTGCAGATCGAGAACGAGTACGGCTCGTACGGCAGCGACGGCACGTACCTGGAGCAGCTGCGCCAACTGTGGCTCGGGGCAGGGGTGGAGGGGCCGTTCTACACCCAGGACGGGCTCGGCCAGGTCGTGGCGAACCACACCAACGTCACCGGCGGGGCGATCGGTCTCAGCGGCGGGACCTCCTCGGACATCAGGGCGTGCCGCACGGCGTACCCGCGGGTTCCGGCGATGTCGGGGGAGCTCTACCCGGGATGGCTCACGCACTGGGGCGAGGGTGCCTTCGCCGGGCAGGACACCGACCTCTCCGGGGCGCTGCGGGAGCTGATGGACGCAGGGCAGTCGTTCAACGTCTACGTGGTGCACGGCGGCACCAACTTCGGTTACTGGGCCGGTGCCAACGCGAACGACGACGGAAGCGGCTACACCGCCGACATCACGACCTACGACTACGGGGCGCCGATCACCGAACAGGGGCGGCCCGCGCCGAAGTACGCCGCGTACCGCTCGCTCATCGGCGGCTATCCGGGTGTCTCACTGCCACCCGTACCGGAACCGATCCCCACCATTACGCGTAGCGGAAACGACGCGCCGGTCCCGAGCGCCTACGCGTCGCTGTGGGACAACCTGCCCGCCGCTCTGCCGCCCGCGCAGACGGTCGCGCCGCAGCCCATGGAGAACTACGGGCAGAACTCCGGGTTCATGCTCTACCGCAAGGTCCTCTCCGGGTACGCGGGAGGCACGCTCGACGTCACCTCCGTCCATGACTACGCCACCGTCTTCCTCGACGGTGTCTACCAGGGAGGTATCTCCCGCCCGGCGGTGCCCTCCGCGTACGCGACGCCGCTGAAGGTGACCACGGGCTCGCGTCTCGCACTCGGCTCTGCGGGCGCAAGGCCCACGTTGGACATTCTCGTCGAGGGTATGGGGCGGACCAATTTCGGCCACGGCCTGGTCGACCGCAAGGGCATCACCCAGCAGGTCTCCCTCTCCGGTGCGGGGCCGCTCGACGGCACGGTGAGCGACTGGCAGACGTATGCCCTCCCGGTCGACGAGGCGTTCGTCGCACACCTGCGTCCGATGATCAGCGACCCCGGCCGCGCGGGCCTCTTCTTCCGCGCCGCGGTCACCCTCGCCGAGACCGGCGACACCTACCTCGACATGTCCGGCTGGACCAAGGGCGTCGTCTGGGTGAACGGACACAACCTCGGCCGGTACTGGTCCATCGGACCGCAGCAGCGCCTGTACTGCCCCGCCCCATGGCTCACCGTCGGACAGAACGAGATCCTCGTCCTCGACCTGCACCAACTGCGCCCGCAGCCCGTCCCGTTCCGGGCGACCCTCGTCGAAACCCCCTGCACTCTCACCAACCGGCGCAGCGGCAAACTCCTCGACGTACCGGACTGGTCAACCGCTTATGGTGTGCAGCTGAACCAGTGGGGCGGCAACGGCGGCGCCAACCAGCAGTGGCGCCGCACCACGGCCGCCGACGGGACCTGCACGTGGGCGAATGTGCACTCGGGCCAGCTCGTCGACATACAGGCAAACGCGTCCGCTGACGGCACACCGGTCATCCAGTGGCCCGCCAACGGTGGCGCCAATCAGCGGTGGCGGCCGGTGCCCACCAGTGACGGGTACGTGAAACTCGTCAGCGTCAGCACCGGCAAGGTGCTCGGGGTGGCCGGGAGCGCGACCGCCGACGGCGCGAAGATCGTCGAACAAACCTACACAGGGGATTTCAGCCAACAGTGGCTCATCGCGTCACTGTGA
- a CDS encoding ricin-type beta-trefoil lectin domain protein has protein sequence MPRPPRSPRRRTALTAAAAALLCLPLATATAAHASPETAPVAAQVPAPTPPMGWNDWAHYQCGVTEQTVTANADALVSTGLAAKGYTTVTVDDCWTTRSRDADGNLVADPVKFPHGMAWLGQYLHARGLRFGIYEDAGSSTCGGYPGSGRPQGGGADHFAKDAAAFASWGVDYLKLDGCNVYVAPGQTQEQAYRQAYDAQATALRGSGREIVFSESAPAYFQSGEWGNPTWFDVLSWVGSDGQLWREGWDIATYDPARPNTSRWSSVLANYGYNRWIGRYAHPGNWNDPDFLIAGAGGLTDDESRSQVALWSMMAAPLILSSDVSKLTPAARSALGNTELIKVDQDGLGRQAGVVSTDGSTDVLARPLADGDRAVAVLNRSATARTLSTALADVGLPGCTVTAKDLWTGATSTVGGSLTATVPAHGTAVWRLTPGSGCGTAVPTGQLTGNGAKCADVTGSGTADGTQVILYTCTGNPNQRWTTGTDRTLRSLGKCLTASGTTAGGSVTLSTCTGTTAQQWNANPDGTVRSAASGLCLDVYGGGTADATKLDTWTCGHLQANQVWAMPN, from the coding sequence GTGCCACGCCCCCCACGTTCACCCCGTAGACGCACCGCCCTGACCGCGGCCGCCGCCGCCCTGCTGTGCCTGCCGCTCGCCACGGCGACCGCCGCGCACGCGTCGCCCGAGACCGCTCCCGTGGCGGCTCAAGTACCGGCCCCCACCCCGCCGATGGGCTGGAACGACTGGGCCCACTACCAGTGCGGCGTCACCGAGCAGACCGTCACCGCCAACGCCGACGCGCTCGTCTCGACCGGCCTCGCCGCCAAGGGATACACCACGGTGACCGTGGACGACTGCTGGACGACCCGGTCGCGGGACGCCGACGGGAACCTCGTCGCCGACCCGGTCAAGTTCCCGCACGGCATGGCCTGGCTCGGCCAGTACCTCCACGCCCGCGGGCTCCGGTTCGGGATCTACGAGGACGCGGGCTCGTCGACCTGCGGCGGCTACCCCGGCAGCGGACGGCCCCAGGGCGGCGGCGCGGACCACTTCGCCAAGGACGCCGCCGCCTTCGCCTCCTGGGGCGTGGACTACCTCAAACTCGACGGCTGCAATGTGTACGTGGCTCCGGGCCAGACGCAGGAGCAGGCCTACCGGCAGGCGTACGACGCCCAGGCGACGGCGCTGCGCGGCTCGGGCCGCGAGATCGTGTTCTCCGAGTCCGCGCCCGCCTACTTCCAGAGCGGCGAATGGGGCAACCCCACCTGGTTCGACGTACTGTCCTGGGTCGGCTCGGACGGCCAGCTCTGGCGCGAGGGCTGGGACATCGCCACCTACGATCCCGCGCGGCCTAACACGAGCCGCTGGTCCAGCGTGCTCGCCAACTACGGCTACAACCGCTGGATCGGCCGCTACGCCCACCCGGGCAACTGGAACGACCCGGACTTCCTGATCGCGGGCGCGGGCGGGCTCACCGACGACGAGTCCCGCAGCCAGGTCGCGCTGTGGTCGATGATGGCCGCGCCACTCATCCTCTCCTCGGACGTCTCCAAGCTCACCCCGGCCGCCCGGTCCGCGCTGGGCAACACCGAGCTGATCAAGGTGGACCAGGACGGCCTCGGCCGGCAGGCGGGCGTGGTGTCCACGGACGGCAGCACCGACGTCCTGGCCCGGCCGCTCGCCGACGGGGACCGCGCGGTCGCCGTCCTCAACCGGAGTGCGACCGCCCGTACCCTCTCCACCGCGCTCGCCGACGTCGGCCTGCCGGGCTGCACGGTGACCGCCAAGGACCTGTGGACCGGCGCCACCTCGACGGTCGGCGGCAGTCTGACCGCGACCGTTCCCGCCCACGGCACGGCGGTCTGGCGCCTCACCCCCGGCAGCGGCTGCGGTACCGCCGTCCCCACCGGCCAGCTCACCGGCAACGGCGCCAAGTGCGCGGACGTCACCGGCAGCGGCACGGCCGACGGCACCCAGGTGATCCTCTACACCTGCACCGGCAACCCCAACCAACGCTGGACCACCGGCACCGACCGCACCCTGCGCTCACTCGGCAAGTGCCTGACCGCGAGCGGCACCACCGCCGGCGGCTCCGTCACCCTGTCCACGTGCACGGGCACCACCGCCCAGCAGTGGAACGCGAACCCCGACGGCACAGTCCGCAGTGCCGCGAGCGGGCTGTGCCTCGATGTGTACGGGGGCGGTACGGCCGACGCGACCAAGCTCGACACCTGGACGTGCGGCCACCTCCAGGCCAACCAGGTCTGGGCGATGCCCAACTGA